In Lysobacterales bacterium, the sequence TGGCGGCGCCAATGATCGAGGGGTGGCTGAGGTCGAACCAGTTGTTGCCGCTCGGAATGGCGGGTGCCGCAGCGCGGAACCAGGCGTCGCCAAACTCGTAAGCGCCGATATCGACCGCAATTTCCTTCACGCGGCGGAATCCGTCGGCGTCGAGGAATGGCAATGCCACGCCCGGGGCGAAGATCAGGGCGAAGCCGTCACCCGCATTGCGCGCAGGCGAATCGCTCGCGAGGTAGGGGCGCTCGCGCGAGATCAGCTTCGGGTCGGCAGTGATGGTGGAGGCGCCGGCCGGGGTGAAGCCGGTGCCGAAGCCGGCGTTGCCGTTCAGCAGGTTGAAGCCGTTGGTGACGCCGCTGGCCAGCGCCTGCTGGTACACCGCCTGCAGGCCGTAGCCGATCAGGTTGTTGAACACATAGCCGCCGATCGCTTGCGTGGTCAGCGGCGTCGAGAACGGACGCACGCCGAGATAGGCGCCGAGCGAGAGATCGGTCAGCGTGTTGTTGACCAGGTAGGCGGACATCGCGCCTTCGCCGCCGAAAGCGCAGATGCCGGTGCCGACCCGATGTGCCGAGGGCGTGACCACGTTGCTGAAGGCGCGCATCGTCAGCACGGAAGTCGCTGTGGCGCCGGAACCGATCACGCCGCAGAGCGCGCCGTAGGTAAACGAGCCGAACACGCGGTTGCCGACGAGGTCAAGGTCGAGCTTGGCGGACTGGGTTACCAAGCCGAGGACGCCATAGGCCGAGGTGCTGTCATCGGGCACCTCGAAGTGGTTGAAGCGGACATCCGCTTCCAGTGTGCCGACGGAACTGCCGATGAAGAGCGGGTTCGCGGTGCCGCCGCGGCGGCGATAGTGATTGTTCTCGAAGCGCAGGCTGTAGCTGCCGCTGCCGGCCTGCTGGAACTCGAAGTTGGCATTGCCGCTGGTGTCTTCGATATCGACCCGGCGCACATCGACGCTGACCGCCGCCGCCGTGACCGAGTGCAGCGTCACGCCGCCATTGCGCAGGCGGATGCCATCGATGACGATACTGGTGGCGCTGCCCATCACGCTCTGGATGCCGACGCCGCTGGGAAACAGCGGGTGGTAGCCGCTGGCAGCGACCAGGGTGATCGAGCGCGGCAGGTACAAGTCCCCGCCGCTGCCATTGCCGCCGATGCTGGCCGGGTTGTCGGCGGCGATCTCGACGGTGAAGTTCGCCGGTTGCGCATCGACGCAGGCCTGCAGCGTGCCGTTGCAGGGCGCACTGGCTGCGGGCCAGATCACGCCCTGGGCGTTGCAGGAGAGGGCGGCAACGAGGCCCAGCAGGAAGATCAGAGCACGCATGGCACACCTCGCAAAATTGTGAGGGAATGATACGCGCAGTCGCGATGTGCCGCTCAGGTCGCCGGTTCCACCGACTTGAGTGGCTCGCGCGTGGCGTGGCGGCGTGCGAGTTGCGCCTCGCGGTGCGCGATGTAGGCGCTGGAAACCAGAATGATCGCGGCACCGATCAGCGTCCAGCGGTCGACGCGTTCATCGAACAGCAGCCAGCCGGCGATCGCGACCACCGGCAGCTGCGTGAAGCTGATCGGGGTCAGTGCCGAGACGTCGCCGAGCTTGAGCGCGCGCGTCCACAGCATGTGCCCGCCGGTACCGAAGAACCCGGCGGCGATCACCCATAGCCAGGCGATGCCGACCGGCCACTGCCAGACCCACAGCGCCGGCAACAGCGACATCGGCACCCAGATCAGGGTGGTGAAGAAGACGATACGGTCCGCCGGTTCGAGTGCGGAAAGCTGCTTGATCTGGATCGAGACCAGGCCGGTCAGGAATGCAGAGGCGACCGCGACCAGCATGCCCAGGCTGAAGTCCGCCGAGCCCGGTCGCGTGATTACCAGAACCCCGACGAAACCGATCGCGACCGCGCTCCAGCGCCGCGCGTGCACGCGCTCGCCGAGGAACAGTACCGCGGCGATGACGACGAAGATCGGCGACGAGTACGATAGCGCCACCGCCTGCGCCAGTGGCAGGTGCCCGATCGCCCAGAAGCCGCAGAACATGCCGATCACGCCGATCAGGCAGCGCAGCAGGTAACGCGGCAGGTGCTGCGTGCGCAGCAGACCCGGACCGTGGCGGTAGAGCAGCGGCAGCGTCGCGACCAGGCCGAAGAAGTTGCGAAAGAACGCCACCTCGAAGGTATGCAGCGTGTGCGAAGCGAGGCGGATCGCGACCGCCATCAGCGCGAACAGCACGGCGCTGCAGAGCATCAGCAGGGCGGCAGTCAGGTGCGGATTGCGGCGCGGTGGGGGCGACATGGACGGCCCAGTCTATCTGTGCCACGCGGCGCGACCGCATCAAGGCCGGCATGCCCGGGATTTGCCCGCTGCCCGGTTACGGCGCCATTCAACTGTGCGACGCTTCGCATCATGACGATCGCGAAGAGAACGCAAGGCCTGTTGCTCCTGTTCTTGTTGTTCGGTGGCGGCTGCGCGCGTGCACCGGACGAACAGAAGTTGCGCGACACCATCGCGGCGATGGAGTCGGCACTCGAATCCGACGAAGCGGGCGAATTCATGGAACACGTCGCCGAAGATTTTATCGGCCAGCAAGCCGGCGTCGATCAGCGCCAGTTGCGCGCATTGCTGGTTGCACAGACCCTGCGTCACGAGAACATCGCGGTACTGCCTGGTCCGCTGGAAGTGAAGCTGTTCAAGGGCCGCGCC encodes:
- a CDS encoding nuclear transport factor 2 family protein, yielding MTIAKRTQGLLLLFLLFGGGCARAPDEQKLRDTIAAMESALESDEAGEFMEHVAEDFIGQQAGVDQRQLRALLVAQTLRHENIAVLPGPLEVKLFKGRATVKFRALATGGRWLPDSGRQFDIESHWRIEDGGWVCFRADWR
- a CDS encoding DMT family transporter yields the protein MSPPPRRNPHLTAALLMLCSAVLFALMAVAIRLASHTLHTFEVAFFRNFFGLVATLPLLYRHGPGLLRTQHLPRYLLRCLIGVIGMFCGFWAIGHLPLAQAVALSYSSPIFVVIAAVLFLGERVHARRWSAVAIGFVGVLVITRPGSADFSLGMLVAVASAFLTGLVSIQIKQLSALEPADRIVFFTTLIWVPMSLLPALWVWQWPVGIAWLWVIAAGFFGTGGHMLWTRALKLGDVSALTPISFTQLPVVAIAGWLLFDERVDRWTLIGAAIILVSSAYIAHREAQLARRHATREPLKSVEPAT